The following proteins are co-located in the Apium graveolens cultivar Ventura chromosome 5, ASM990537v1, whole genome shotgun sequence genome:
- the LOC141661340 gene encoding uncharacterized protein LOC141661340 encodes MVLKRSIHKVKNVFHTRLLNIKLLVSKRYNQLSRAPSFKSIPSSNINRKLQQVDNLYRDLSEESEADHDEVVEAKKSNSVTKSIPKEWNVSNRSMRSNAEKSVGKTAAREVRAKEEKKMAKRRGCILAEKIKELEMVDAYDDDHIMDIEEALHHYSLLTCPAYQDIVDNFFMDMYSEFLLPEPSASINNSMRRLRSMRL; translated from the coding sequence ATGGTGCTAAAGAGAAGCATTCACAAAGTCAAGAATGTGTTTCACACAAGGTTGCTGAACATCAAGTTATTAGTCTCCAAAAGATACAATCAGTTGTCTAGAGCCCCTTCTTTCAAAAGCATCCCAAGTAGCAACATAAACAGAAAATTGCAGCAGGTGGATAATTTATATAGGGATTTATCGGAAGAATCTGAAGCTGATCATGATGAAGTTGTGGAGGCGAAAAAGAGTAATAGTGTAACGAAGAGCATACCGAAGGAGTGGAATGTATCTAATAGAAGCATGAGAAGTAATGCAGAAAAGAGTGTTGGTAAAACTGCAGCACGAGAAGTGAGGGCCAAGGAAGAGAAAAAGATGGCAAAGAGAAGGGGATGTATATTGGCAGAGAAGATTAAAGAACTAGAAATGGTGGATGCTTATGATGATGATCATATTATGGACATAGAAGAAGCTCTGCATCACTATTCACTCCTCACCTGTCCAGCTTACCAAGATATTGTGGACAATTTTTTCATGGACATGTACTCTGAGTTTCTACTCCCGGAGCCCTCTGCAAGCATCAACAACTCGATGAGAAGACTCCGCTCTATGAGGCTGTAA
- the LOC141723873 gene encoding pyridoxal 5'-phosphate synthase-like subunit PDX1.2: MADENAVTIYNNTAISDPNKKNSFSMKVGLAQMLRGGVIIEVTNVEQAKIAESSGACCVIVIENVQSGILRMPDPGLVREIKRVVSIPVMAKVRVGHFVEGQILEAVETDYIDESEVIGVADEDHFINKHNFRVPFVCGCEDLGEALRRIREGAAMIRTQGDGMKLGDIVKTVKNVRKVMGDIRVLSNMDEDEVFAFSKKIGAPYDIVAQTKQMGRLPVVHFASGGIVTPADAALVMQLGCDGVFVGPEVFGCGDPYKKARAIVQAVRNYSDPRLLAEVSSGFNEAMARFNVNESSVQQFGAARAY; encoded by the exons ATGGCAGACGAAAACGCCGTAACAATCTACAACAACACCGCCATCAGCGACCCAAATAAGAAGAATTCTTTCTCCATGAAAGTTGGTCTAGCCCAGATGCTCCGTGGTGGCGTGATCATCGAGGTTACGAATGTCGAACAAGCCAAGATTGCTGAATCATCTGGAGCTTGCTGTGTAATTGTAATTGAGAATGTTCAAAGTGGTATTTTAAGAATGCCTGATCCGGGTTTAGTTAGGGAAATCAAAAGGGTTGTTTCTATTCCTGTAATGGCGAAAGTCCGTGTCGGACATTTCGTCGAAGGGCAGATTTTAGAGGCTGTGGAGACTGATTATATTGATGAAAGTGAAGTGATTGGTGTTGCTGATGAGGATCATTTTATAAATAAGCATAATTTCCGTGTTCCGTTTGTTTGCGGGTGTGAGGATTTAGGCGAGGCGTTGAGGCGGATACGAGAAGGAGCAGCTATGATTAGGACACAAGGGGATGGAATGAAGTTAGGTGATATTGTTAAGACGGTTAAGAATGTGAGGAAAGTGATGGGGGATATTAGGGTTTTGTCGAACATGGATG AGGATGAGGTTTTTGCTTTTTCGAAAAAAATAGGGGCTCCTTATGATATAGTGGCGCAGACGAAGCAAATGGGGAGGCTTCCGGTTGTGCATTTTGCGTCTGGGGGAATTGTGACCCCGGCTGATGCTGCTTTGGTGATGCAATTGGGGTGTGATGGGGTATTTGTTGGACCGGAAGTTTTTGGGTGTGGGGATCCGTATAAGAAAGCTAGGGCCATTGTGCAGGCTGTTAGGAATTATAGTGATCCGCGTTTGCTGGCTGAGGTGAGTTCGGGGTTTAATGAAGCAATGGCTAGGTTTAATGTTAATGAGAGTAGCGTTCAGCAGTTTGGTGCTGCACGGGCCTATTAA
- the LOC141661391 gene encoding uncharacterized protein LOC141661391 translates to MFNALLKSKFQIKCKSSIKVTNMRLEIIKKKRIAMQKYLMNDIVCLVQDGLDSNAYARAGAFLEEMNISSCYEYVEFSCLCISTHLSAMCKDRECLEDCREAVSTLMFAAARFADLPELRELRSLFTERYGKSVESYVNKEFVAKLKSVSSSKDKKLELLQDIAHESGIEWSSKALEQHLYKPPAVERPPSDEQNASRNISAADRNEQDNQMVISGERKQEFFPHRKDEITYDFHEIPKSRRTPSKVIQGNKIDQNVWQSKYDPASLSREEVDGDKSTSTYISVPPTYTSPTVSKTNPILDRLPKGFNTEGEGSRKLDVQLDKKSTEIPKSVRTRRAKPLDPPPVHDSIGSSKGNETSKNSDGKEQDDDEQNMHDLSNEEEIKMDKFLMHYSNKNATPEPRKEATKSRDKEYSLQSRAASLPVKPTSPEVTKRGHTRATSYQTDTNANGYVHPKLPDYDDFVARLVALRGNGR, encoded by the exons ATGTTTAACGCATTACTAAAGAGCAAGTTTCAGATCAAATG CAAGTCGTCAATAAAGGTGACAAACATGCGACTTGAaatcataaagaagaaaagaatTGCAATGCAGAAGTATTTGATGAATGACATTGTTTGTCTTGTTCAAGATGGTCTTGATTCTAATGCGTATGCAAGG GCTGGAGCGTTTCTGGAGGAGATGAATATCTCATCATGTTATGAGTATGTTGAGTTTTCCTGTTTGTGCATCTCTACTCATCTTTCTGCCATGTGCAAGGATAG GGAATGCCTTGAGGATTGCAGAGAGGCTGTATCAACTTTGATGTTTGCAGCTGCTAGATTTGCTGACTTGCCAGAACTGCGTGAACTCAGAAGCTTATTTACGGAGAGATATGGGAAGTCGGTTGAATCTTATGTTAATAAGGAG TTTGTTGCGAAGCTGAAGTCAGTGTCTAGTTCCAAAGATAAGAAATTAGAGTTACTGCAAGATATAGCACATGAATCTGGAATCGAATGGAGTTCAAAAGCTCTAGAGCAGCATTTGTATAAGCCACCTGCAGTTGAGCGGCCACCTTCAGATGAGCAG AATGCATCTAGGAACATCAGTGCTGCCGACAGAAATGAGCAAGACAATCAGATGGTCATTTCAGGAGAAAGAAAGCAGGAATTTTTTCCCCACAGAAAGGATGAAATTACATATGATTTCCATGAAATTCCAAAAAGCAGGAGAACTCCCAGCAAAGTTATTCAGGGAAATAAGATTGATCAAAATGTCTGGCAGAGTAAATATGATCCTGCAAGTTTATCGAGGGAAGAAGTAGATGGTGACAAGAGTACCTCCACTTATATTTCAGTTCCACCTACTTATACCAGTCCAACTGTTAGCAAAACTAATCCCATCTTGGATCGTCTACCTAAAGGTTTtaacactgaaggggaaggatcaAGAAAATTGGATGTTCAACTTGATAAAAAATCTACGGAAATTCCAAAATCAGTGAGGACACGACGTGCAAAACCCCTTGATCCTCCACCAGTTCATGACAGCATTGGAAGTTCTAAAGGCAATGAAACTAGTAAGAACTCAGATGGAAAGGAACAAGATGATGATGAACAAAATATGCATGATCTATCAAATGAAGAGGAAATAAAGATGGATAAGTTTCTGATGCACTACAGTAACAAAAATGCAACTCCTGAACCAagaaaagaagcaacaaagtcCAGAGACAAAGAATATAGTCTTCAAAGCAGAGCTGCCTCGTTACCTGTTAAGCCAACAAGTCCAGAAGTGACAAAAAGGGGACACACTCGTGCTACTTCTTATCAGACGGACACAAATGCCAATGGCTATGTTCACCCTAAGCTACCCGACTATGATGATTTTGTAGCTCGGCTTGTTGCTCTTCGAGGGAATGGGAGATGA